One segment of Fibrobacter sp. UWB10 DNA contains the following:
- a CDS encoding carbohydrate binding domain-containing protein translates to MNFKTKSSLALSAAALLFLSACGDDSSKSAAPDEQPVITPTDSTTTPTPLPNDSTRIPADSTANQPDSTVTPSDSTIKDTPTNPNEGTIVTPQGKGLLVDDFEDGDNHSATIDDYWYTYNDNDNDGASVITTPVNEDGDIVAGSVDNGSKYALQVNYTLDKGDYEFDPYVGWGIQVALDDANGRFGGLTYWYKGGAHEVHIEVSDVKDYDVHLAKVKASRTWTQAVIRFKDLVQGGWGKEVAFDAMHIKAISFQAKGSGSKVVTDSLFIDNVYLQDTSEVEADKPDMEIKDPVIPTVEFTEAEITVTNPLQAKAMKYLNKGINFTNWLENADGKFKKFVFDETDIKLLADNGIKSLRLPIDLDLYATNRDKFVKDTTGTVELAFDDDTLFMVLDSFVEWTGKHDMSLVIDYHEYDNSYNATSAKDNKYIQMMAETWKHVAAHYAENTREDLFFELLNEPDMSAGKVTAAQWTTAAQAMIDSIRSVDKKHTILFGDAQWYSINLLTKRTPFTDDNIVYVIHTYEPFVFTHQGGSWTDYATIKGIPFPYDPAKWSTVSGDFGVTKGSQISVKNAVKNYYKNGSKEAIMAEILKAKKWAATNNVPVIINEFGALNLRSSAESRLNYLTAMREICDTLQIPWTHWGYTGNFSLFEGELKGTKLIDGIAEALDLGK, encoded by the coding sequence ATGAATTTCAAGACTAAATCAAGTTTAGCACTCTCTGCAGCGGCACTTCTCTTCTTGAGTGCCTGCGGTGACGATTCCAGCAAGTCGGCAGCACCCGACGAACAACCGGTTATTACTCCGACTGATTCTACAACAACTCCTACCCCGCTTCCGAATGATTCCACAAGGATTCCGGCAGACTCTACCGCAAACCAACCCGACTCTACCGTAACCCCTTCTGACTCAACGATTAAGGATACTCCTACCAATCCCAACGAAGGAACCATCGTCACTCCGCAAGGCAAGGGGCTCCTGGTTGACGACTTCGAAGACGGCGACAACCATTCGGCAACCATCGACGACTATTGGTATACCTACAACGACAACGATAATGACGGTGCTTCTGTCATTACAACTCCCGTAAACGAAGACGGCGATATCGTCGCAGGTTCTGTCGATAACGGATCCAAATACGCCCTGCAAGTCAACTACACGCTCGACAAGGGCGACTACGAATTTGACCCGTATGTGGGCTGGGGAATCCAGGTTGCCCTCGACGACGCCAACGGTCGTTTTGGCGGGCTCACCTACTGGTACAAGGGTGGCGCACACGAAGTCCATATCGAAGTTTCCGACGTCAAGGACTACGACGTTCACCTGGCCAAGGTCAAGGCATCTCGCACCTGGACGCAGGCCGTTATCCGCTTTAAGGACCTGGTCCAAGGCGGTTGGGGCAAAGAAGTTGCCTTCGACGCAATGCACATCAAGGCGATCAGCTTCCAAGCCAAGGGCAGCGGCAGCAAGGTCGTAACCGATTCGCTCTTTATCGATAACGTTTACCTGCAAGACACCAGCGAAGTCGAAGCCGACAAGCCGGATATGGAAATCAAGGACCCGGTGATTCCCACTGTTGAATTCACCGAAGCTGAAATCACGGTCACGAACCCGCTGCAGGCAAAGGCCATGAAGTACCTGAACAAGGGTATCAACTTTACCAACTGGCTTGAAAATGCCGACGGCAAGTTCAAGAAATTCGTCTTCGACGAAACCGACATCAAGCTTTTGGCAGACAACGGAATCAAGAGCTTGCGCCTGCCCATTGACCTCGACTTGTACGCCACCAACCGCGACAAGTTTGTCAAGGACACTACGGGAACCGTCGAGCTCGCCTTTGACGACGACACCTTGTTCATGGTTCTCGATTCCTTCGTGGAATGGACCGGCAAGCATGACATGTCTCTCGTCATCGACTACCACGAATACGACAACAGCTACAATGCAACCAGCGCCAAGGATAACAAGTATATCCAGATGATGGCCGAGACCTGGAAGCATGTGGCCGCCCACTATGCCGAAAACACCCGCGAAGACCTGTTCTTCGAACTTCTGAACGAACCCGACATGAGCGCAGGCAAGGTAACCGCCGCCCAGTGGACGACCGCCGCCCAGGCCATGATTGACTCTATCCGCAGCGTCGACAAGAAACACACAATTCTCTTCGGTGACGCCCAGTGGTACTCTATCAACCTGCTCACCAAGCGTACCCCGTTCACCGACGACAACATCGTCTACGTGATTCACACCTATGAACCGTTCGTATTCACCCACCAGGGTGGTTCCTGGACCGATTACGCCACCATCAAGGGAATCCCGTTCCCCTACGATCCGGCAAAGTGGTCCACAGTCTCGGGCGACTTCGGTGTCACCAAGGGCTCGCAGATTAGCGTAAAGAACGCTGTCAAGAACTACTACAAGAACGGCAGCAAGGAAGCCATCATGGCTGAAATCCTGAAGGCCAAGAAGTGGGCCGCCACCAACAACGTTCCGGTGATTATCAACGAATTCGGCGCCCTGAACCTGCGTTCTTCCGCTGAATCCAGGCTCAACTACTTGACCGCCATGCGCGAAATCTGCGACACGCTCCAGATTCCTTGGACGCACTGGGGTTACACCGGCAACTTCTCGCTGTTCGAAGGTGAACTCAAGGGCACCAAGCTCATCGATGGTATTGCAGAGGCCCTGGACCTCGGCAAATAA